The following proteins are co-located in the Desulfatitalea tepidiphila genome:
- a CDS encoding TetR/AcrR family transcriptional regulator, whose amino-acid sequence MAKGRKTGPRREQILRAAEQVFAQKGFHTATMAEIAKGAGLSEPTLYEYFTSKEDILFTIPLETSQKIGELIDFHLAMAKGTVNKLRAIIYILLWIHQTNPNYAAVSYLILKQNSRFMEAEGYQVLRQRMRPLIDVIRSGIASGEIKSGFTPYLIRSVLLGAIEHLTIRKLLYRTDDNLLDYVDPLVELVMGGVEADRSQNPFTFKVNVEPLDPRSQPAASIGPTSSTKEQQTVTKQKGRKSVDQG is encoded by the coding sequence TTGGCCAAGGGCAGGAAGACCGGTCCACGCCGGGAACAGATTCTCAGGGCAGCGGAGCAGGTCTTCGCGCAGAAGGGATTCCACACCGCCACCATGGCCGAGATCGCCAAGGGTGCCGGCCTTTCGGAACCCACCCTCTACGAGTATTTTACTTCCAAAGAAGATATCCTGTTCACCATACCGCTGGAAACTTCCCAAAAAATCGGCGAGTTGATCGATTTTCACCTGGCTATGGCCAAAGGAACGGTCAATAAGCTTCGGGCGATCATCTATATTCTGCTTTGGATACACCAGACCAACCCCAATTATGCCGCAGTCAGCTATCTCATCCTCAAACAGAACAGCCGATTTATGGAAGCCGAGGGATATCAGGTGCTGCGGCAGCGCATGCGCCCCCTGATCGACGTGATCCGTTCCGGCATCGCCTCGGGCGAAATCAAATCCGGTTTTACGCCCTACCTGATTCGTTCTGTGCTGTTGGGGGCGATCGAGCATCTCACCATTCGCAAACTTTTGTATCGAACCGACGACAATCTTCTCGATTACGTCGACCCGTTGGTTGAACTGGTGATGGGGGGGGTAGAGGCGGATCGCTCCCAAAACCCGTTCACGTTCAAGGTGAACGTCGAACCTTTGGATCCACGATCACAGCCCGCGGCGTCAATCGGACCGACGTCTTCTACAAAGGAACAACAGACCGTTACCAAGCAAAAAGGACGCAAGTCCGTCGATCAGGGATAA
- a CDS encoding ABC transporter substrate-binding protein produces MNRKKSGVVVSVVLFFILAFSTGAMAQANAPIKIGFMGNLSAAFSLSAKGAAQMAVDEMNSAGGIAGQPLELIVEDTKGEIPKAVELYKKLVMTDKVTAVVIGEKVEMAVAGMEIGAELFKEFPHIMFSTIGSGDVIWHHVRDNYEKYKFGFQTYYSVSTNYLNIWGPLNAQVFKGLAGAKKVALVYEDMEWTKPLRKGLKDVSPPLKEVYSQNGLKVVYETTLSTDQKMFTSVFEEIAAMEADVIDATVGYIDEGALIKQWEQSSARDLPLYIWGGLAGMPPAWKVTEGKCLGVLVGSSMIRVPITEKTIPFMDNLVGKYKVGPIFGSHTTYDTLYGFKKAAENAGGAGNIEALIKSLENVEEVAVLGTIGWDPKLHYNLPYPKYVTPIVQWQKEGDQGAMKVIFPAEYANAKYMSPAELRK; encoded by the coding sequence ATGAACAGAAAAAAGAGTGGGGTGGTCGTATCCGTTGTCCTGTTTTTCATCTTGGCATTCTCGACCGGCGCGATGGCCCAGGCCAACGCACCGATCAAAATCGGATTCATGGGCAACCTGTCGGCGGCGTTCTCCCTCAGCGCCAAAGGCGCCGCCCAGATGGCCGTTGACGAGATGAACAGCGCCGGCGGCATTGCCGGACAGCCTTTGGAACTCATCGTCGAGGATACCAAGGGGGAGATCCCCAAGGCCGTGGAACTCTACAAAAAGCTGGTCATGACCGACAAAGTGACCGCGGTGGTCATCGGCGAGAAGGTCGAAATGGCCGTGGCCGGCATGGAAATCGGCGCCGAGCTGTTCAAAGAATTTCCCCATATCATGTTTTCCACCATCGGATCGGGTGATGTGATCTGGCACCATGTGCGCGACAACTACGAGAAGTATAAGTTCGGATTTCAAACCTACTATTCCGTGTCGACCAACTACCTCAACATCTGGGGGCCTCTCAATGCCCAGGTGTTCAAGGGGCTGGCCGGTGCCAAAAAGGTAGCGCTGGTCTATGAGGACATGGAGTGGACCAAGCCGCTGCGCAAAGGACTCAAGGATGTGTCGCCGCCGTTGAAGGAGGTCTATTCCCAGAACGGCCTGAAAGTGGTTTACGAGACCACCCTCTCCACCGACCAGAAGATGTTCACATCGGTTTTCGAAGAGATCGCCGCCATGGAGGCCGATGTGATCGACGCCACGGTCGGCTATATCGACGAAGGCGCGCTGATCAAACAGTGGGAGCAGTCCAGCGCCAGGGATTTGCCGCTCTATATATGGGGTGGATTGGCCGGCATGCCGCCGGCATGGAAAGTGACCGAAGGCAAGTGCCTCGGCGTGCTGGTGGGCTCTTCCATGATCCGTGTGCCCATTACCGAGAAGACGATTCCCTTCATGGACAATCTGGTGGGCAAGTACAAGGTCGGACCCATTTTCGGGTCCCATACCACCTACGACACGCTCTACGGTTTCAAGAAGGCGGCCGAAAACGCCGGTGGCGCGGGTAATATAGAAGCCCTGATCAAGAGCCTGGAAAACGTGGAGGAGGTCGCGGTGCTCGGCACCATCGGTTGGGATCCGAAACTGCACTACAACTTGCCCTATCCCAAATATGTCACGCCGATCGTGCAGTGGCAGAAAGAGGGCGACCAGGGGGCCATGAAGGTGATTTTCCCGGCGGAATACGCCAACGCCAAGTATATGTCACCCGCGGAGCTGAGAAAGTAA
- a CDS encoding branched-chain amino acid ABC transporter permease, whose translation MLVYKLQSVLMYAFVWGSIYLLISLGFSLICGVLRIFHLGYGVTFVLAAYGTWALMHELHLGLWPAIGVMFVVQIVFALLVFYKGIFQRYLEQEEILLTLSMLVFLAVTHMANYSYPVTAGVSIPTTIIDGTFKIGKVRLSYQMLFAALTGIGVTLAFVWMFLKTRVGLIIRAMSQDIQASRLMGADVSKMYFLAMALSVIPPTICVLMIAPFWSVDPLMGAPLLTTAMLVSILGGLGNLKGSIVASYLIGFIHAFISFFYVSRFMGFAALVITLLVMIFKRGGLYPGETIW comes from the coding sequence ATGCTCGTCTACAAACTGCAATCCGTCCTGATGTACGCCTTTGTCTGGGGATCGATCTACTTGTTGATTTCCTTGGGGTTTTCCCTGATCTGCGGCGTGCTGCGGATTTTCCACCTTGGCTATGGCGTCACCTTTGTGTTGGCGGCCTACGGGACCTGGGCGTTGATGCACGAGTTGCACCTGGGCTTGTGGCCGGCCATCGGTGTGATGTTCGTCGTGCAGATCGTCTTTGCGCTGTTGGTGTTTTACAAAGGGATATTTCAGCGCTATCTCGAGCAGGAGGAGATTTTACTGACCCTGTCGATGCTGGTGTTTCTGGCCGTGACCCATATGGCCAACTACAGCTATCCGGTAACCGCCGGTGTCTCCATTCCCACGACGATCATCGACGGTACGTTTAAAATCGGCAAGGTCCGGCTCTCCTACCAAATGCTCTTCGCAGCCCTCACGGGTATAGGGGTTACCCTTGCGTTCGTCTGGATGTTCCTCAAGACCCGCGTCGGATTGATCATCCGGGCCATGAGTCAGGATATCCAGGCCTCCCGTCTCATGGGGGCCGATGTCAGCAAAATGTACTTTCTGGCCATGGCGTTGTCGGTCATTCCACCGACCATCTGCGTATTGATGATTGCGCCGTTCTGGAGCGTCGATCCCCTCATGGGGGCGCCGTTGCTTACCACGGCCATGCTGGTTTCGATTCTGGGCGGCCTGGGCAACCTCAAAGGCAGTATCGTGGCCTCTTATCTGATTGGATTCATTCATGCCTTCATCAGCTTCTTCTATGTGTCGCGATTCATGGGGTTCGCCGCTTTGGTCATCACCTTGCTGGTCATGATTTTCAAGCGGGGCGGCCTCTATCCCGGAGAAACCATATGGTAA
- a CDS encoding branched-chain amino acid ABC transporter permease translates to MVKFELKRDRIIARWRDRKYEYIIEPRYWRNPWIGVLLLVLLPLAIFRYPAFLTMFTTANLLAAITIPLGLQLVGTARVNFGPQLYLGIGGYTAALLNLHLGWHPFLTFLATIVMCAAIALILSPITWIAKGLYFSLITLILPLAFLDLTFIYGDLFRGEVGLVGMSPLLDLGRVTWNYVSYYYLSLALMLFYLLVADKIGRSRYGVTLAAINEDEDVARMMGVNVSRNKVFYYVFPSVLTGIVGWFIVHTFRTFAGVTYLPLDYMLKILIIILIGGRAYSYGAVWGAYFVAILEDVIRPLGPINYVVFPLVLIAAIVFLPRGEGLFGLYHKRHHRDYFPQLKVRRN, encoded by the coding sequence ATGGTAAAGTTCGAGCTCAAACGTGACCGCATCATCGCCCGCTGGCGGGACCGGAAGTACGAATATATCATCGAGCCGCGCTACTGGCGCAATCCCTGGATCGGTGTCCTGCTCCTGGTCCTTCTGCCGCTGGCCATTTTCCGGTATCCGGCCTTTCTCACCATGTTCACCACAGCCAACCTGCTGGCGGCCATTACCATCCCGCTGGGGCTACAGTTGGTCGGCACCGCGCGTGTCAACTTCGGGCCGCAGCTCTATCTCGGCATTGGTGGCTATACGGCTGCCCTGCTCAATCTGCACCTGGGTTGGCACCCCTTCCTGACATTTTTGGCCACCATCGTCATGTGCGCCGCCATCGCCTTGATACTCAGTCCCATTACCTGGATCGCCAAGGGGCTCTACTTTTCACTGATTACCCTGATCCTCCCCCTGGCATTTCTGGACCTGACATTTATTTACGGCGATCTGTTCCGCGGTGAAGTCGGCCTGGTCGGCATGAGCCCCCTGCTCGATCTCGGGCGCGTGACCTGGAACTATGTTTCCTATTATTACCTTTCGTTGGCGTTGATGCTCTTCTATCTTCTGGTGGCGGACAAAATCGGCCGATCGCGCTACGGCGTCACGCTGGCCGCTATCAACGAAGATGAGGACGTGGCCCGGATGATGGGGGTCAACGTCAGCCGCAACAAGGTTTTTTACTACGTATTTCCTTCGGTGCTGACCGGCATCGTGGGCTGGTTCATCGTCCATACCTTCCGCACCTTCGCCGGAGTCACCTATTTGCCGCTGGACTATATGCTCAAGATCCTGATCATCATTCTCATCGGCGGCCGAGCCTATTCCTACGGTGCGGTCTGGGGGGCCTATTTCGTCGCCATTCTGGAAGATGTGATCCGACCGTTGGGGCCAATCAATTACGTCGTTTTTCCATTGGTGCTCATTGCGGCCATCGTATTCCTGCCGCGGGGCGAAGGGCTATTCGGCCTCTATCACAAGCGACACCACCGGGATTATTTCCCGCAGCTCAAGGTAAGGAGAAATTAA
- a CDS encoding ABC transporter ATP-binding protein: MLEIQGLHKSFGGLQAVRDVGFSVREGEIVGLIGPNGAGKTTVMNLISGAFKADRGSIRFLGEEISGLPSNKICHRGICRTYQIPRPFYAMTALASVTVSVLNGGHRPNMSLFDASFEASYYLEFVGLFAKRDTLARDLNLYELRMLELARALATVPRLLLLDEAMAGLNPGEASRALDMIWSAQDQFGITILWIEHVMKVIMAAARRIVVLQHGQKLLEGTPKEVINDERVIKAYLGGRHVVH; the protein is encoded by the coding sequence GTGCTCGAAATACAGGGGCTGCACAAATCGTTCGGGGGGCTGCAAGCCGTCAGGGATGTCGGCTTTTCGGTCCGAGAGGGAGAGATCGTGGGGTTGATCGGCCCCAACGGCGCCGGCAAAACAACGGTGATGAACCTGATTTCCGGCGCCTTCAAAGCCGACCGGGGATCCATCCGTTTTCTGGGAGAAGAGATAAGCGGTCTGCCGTCCAACAAGATATGTCATCGGGGGATCTGCCGCACCTACCAGATCCCAAGGCCGTTTTACGCCATGACGGCCCTGGCGTCGGTGACGGTCAGCGTTCTCAACGGCGGGCATCGGCCGAATATGAGCCTTTTCGATGCCTCTTTCGAAGCCTCGTACTACCTGGAGTTCGTCGGTCTGTTCGCCAAACGCGACACTCTGGCGCGCGATCTGAATCTGTATGAACTGCGCATGCTCGAATTGGCCCGGGCACTGGCCACCGTGCCCAGATTGTTGCTGCTCGACGAAGCCATGGCCGGCTTGAACCCCGGAGAGGCCTCTCGTGCCCTGGACATGATCTGGAGCGCCCAGGACCAATTCGGCATCACCATCCTGTGGATCGAACATGTGATGAAGGTGATCATGGCGGCCGCCCGGCGCATCGTTGTGCTCCAGCATGGCCAGAAACTGCTTGAGGGGACGCCCAAGGAGGTGATCAACGACGAGCGTGTCATCAAGGCCTATCTGGGAGGTCGCCATGTTGTCCATTAA
- a CDS encoding ABC transporter ATP-binding protein, whose amino-acid sequence MLSIKRLNVSYGVIPVLHDLGLEVRQGEIVALVGSNGAGKTTLLNTISGMQSATSGEIVFESRRIDQMAPHHIVAAGISHIPEGRKIFPYLSVRENLMMGACQREAWSGRQEMMRQAAEMFPILGERSQQRASLMSGGEQQMLVIARGLMSRPRLLLIDEPSLGLSPVVMENIYDIIQTFPKMGITVLLSEQNAQMALEIADRGYVLQDGQIVLEGPAGELLDSEMVKKAYIGG is encoded by the coding sequence ATGTTGTCCATTAAACGATTGAATGTCTCCTACGGCGTCATTCCGGTGCTACACGATTTGGGGCTGGAGGTCCGCCAGGGAGAGATCGTGGCGCTGGTGGGATCCAATGGCGCGGGCAAGACGACGTTGCTCAATACCATTTCAGGGATGCAATCAGCGACTTCCGGCGAGATTGTGTTTGAAAGCCGTCGTATCGACCAAATGGCGCCGCACCACATTGTAGCCGCCGGAATTTCCCATATCCCCGAGGGCCGCAAGATATTCCCCTATCTCTCGGTGCGCGAGAATCTGATGATGGGTGCCTGCCAGCGCGAGGCATGGTCCGGGCGACAGGAGATGATGCGCCAGGCCGCCGAAATGTTCCCTATTCTGGGTGAAAGATCCCAGCAGCGCGCCAGCCTGATGAGCGGCGGCGAGCAGCAAATGCTGGTGATCGCCAGGGGGTTGATGTCACGGCCCAGGTTGCTGCTCATCGACGAGCCCTCGCTCGGGCTCAGCCCGGTGGTGATGGAAAATATCTACGATATCATCCAGACGTTTCCCAAGATGGGCATCACGGTATTGCTTTCGGAGCAAAATGCCCAGATGGCCTTGGAGATCGCCGACAGGGGTTATGTGCTTCAGGACGGCCAGATCGTCCTCGAAGGGCCAGCCGGCGAACTCCTCGACAGCGAGATGGTGAAAAAGGCCTATATCGGCGGATGA
- a CDS encoding CaiB/BaiF CoA transferase family protein: protein MHDDYFAFTEKLFTSQEAADKPEALKGVRVLDLSHMIFGPTAARVLAQYGAEVIKVELPYTGDYWRSSTYWGKYWKHSNPLWHFINHSKYFVAIDVKEKQGLELILRLAEQSDVVIENFSPGTVEAWGIGYSSLRKKNPKIIYASCSTFGQYGPQRFLPGWDLLAQGASGMLSATGYPDTEKYFKVPDFYGDFCPGIYAAMMILMGLNYRERTGKGQFLDICQAEILMRALPHFSYFCDKGEEIGTTGSQDPSMSPSGIFKSSEGAFVAVAVASDEQFAGLCQAMGEPQLVEDPRFAKALNRLQKENARAICQKTGEWVAGQTTDAIMALAEQYRFPASPVCDDLMISEDAWRQERGNVVDYDDTMYGRLKLERGTVRLSETPGRIKWLSRPLGYHNRYIFKTLLGLREDQIKALEAARVVGYWDYRVGQRPPVYYDIDNDPIFNYRDESHG from the coding sequence ATGCACGATGATTACTTCGCCTTCACCGAGAAGCTTTTCACATCCCAGGAGGCCGCCGACAAGCCTGAAGCATTGAAGGGCGTCCGCGTGCTCGACCTGTCGCACATGATTTTCGGTCCCACGGCCGCACGGGTGCTGGCCCAGTATGGTGCCGAGGTGATCAAGGTCGAGCTGCCGTATACCGGGGATTATTGGCGGTCTTCGACCTATTGGGGCAAATACTGGAAGCACTCCAACCCGCTTTGGCATTTCATCAACCACAGCAAATACTTCGTGGCCATCGATGTCAAGGAGAAACAGGGGCTTGAGTTGATCCTTCGGCTGGCCGAACAGTCGGACGTGGTCATCGAAAATTTCTCCCCGGGTACGGTGGAGGCGTGGGGCATCGGCTACAGCAGTCTGCGGAAAAAGAACCCCAAGATCATTTATGCCAGCTGCAGCACCTTCGGCCAATATGGCCCGCAGCGGTTTTTGCCGGGTTGGGATCTGCTGGCCCAAGGCGCTTCGGGGATGCTCAGCGCAACAGGTTATCCAGACACGGAGAAGTATTTCAAGGTGCCCGATTTTTACGGCGACTTCTGTCCGGGGATCTATGCGGCCATGATGATCCTCATGGGGCTCAACTACCGGGAGCGGACGGGCAAGGGGCAGTTTTTGGATATCTGTCAGGCCGAAATTCTGATGCGCGCTTTGCCGCACTTCTCATATTTTTGCGATAAGGGAGAAGAGATCGGGACCACAGGCAGCCAGGACCCGAGCATGTCGCCCTCGGGTATCTTTAAAAGCAGCGAGGGGGCATTTGTCGCGGTAGCGGTGGCGTCCGACGAGCAGTTCGCCGGTCTCTGCCAGGCCATGGGAGAACCCCAACTGGTCGAAGATCCACGGTTTGCCAAGGCCTTGAACCGGTTGCAAAAAGAAAACGCAAGGGCGATCTGCCAGAAAACCGGCGAGTGGGTGGCAGGCCAGACCACGGACGCCATTATGGCACTGGCCGAACAATATCGTTTTCCGGCCTCGCCGGTATGCGACGATTTGATGATATCGGAAGACGCTTGGCGTCAGGAGCGTGGCAACGTAGTGGACTACGACGACACCATGTACGGACGCCTCAAACTGGAGCGCGGCACGGTGCGGTTGAGCGAAACGCCAGGCCGCATCAAATGGCTGAGCCGGCCGTTGGGGTATCACAACCGATACATATTCAAGACCCTTCTGGGCCTTCGAGAGGATCAGATCAAGGCGCTGGAGGCGGCACGGGTCGTCGGCTATTGGGACTACCGGGTCGGGCAGCGTCCCCCGGTCTACTACGACATCGATAATGATCCGATATTCAACTACCGGGATGAATCGCATGGCTGA
- a CDS encoding CaiB/BaiF CoA transferase family protein — translation MADKEKVYSRYVRKAEASERIADWSRMLDGMASAEGKPEVLDDTLVLDLSYANFAGLTAAGLLAEAGAEVIKVEPPGGDPSRVVTPFGAHRQGTGLGYLIESRNKRHVLLDFEQETDREKLKKLMARADIVIETYAPGELDAIGLGYRQLRELNPGLIYVAITPYGHTGEQARTHGHIPWSDLTSQAESGLAAILGDLPDAPEPQNWPTRAGFHAAGYAVAVEAVAGALAALFFKRLSGKGQMIDVAAADAYSSCVGFPPTIGHLWKRARPRYGTLDYGLCPYGFFKCKDGYVAIACFRDQDFRAALKILNKWNLEEEWRYLIDRITDNVDKVRELNEDIEKAVRNFTYDEIFSKFSKYSIQAAGSKWRGGGMPVTTKMLSPSEVLKVDHWQKRRTFVEIEASNFGVLTLPLAGNMSETPLRVKWVKAALGEDNDYVFEKYLKG, via the coding sequence ATGGCTGACAAGGAAAAAGTATATTCGCGTTATGTGCGCAAGGCCGAGGCCTCCGAGCGGATTGCCGACTGGAGCCGCATGCTGGACGGCATGGCATCGGCGGAAGGCAAGCCGGAAGTGCTGGACGACACCCTCGTGCTCGATTTGAGCTACGCCAATTTTGCCGGTTTGACCGCGGCTGGGCTGCTGGCCGAAGCCGGCGCGGAGGTGATCAAGGTGGAGCCTCCGGGCGGCGACCCCTCCCGGGTGGTCACACCGTTCGGCGCCCACCGCCAGGGGACCGGCCTGGGTTACCTGATCGAGTCGCGCAACAAGCGCCATGTATTGCTCGATTTCGAACAGGAGACGGATCGAGAAAAGCTCAAAAAATTGATGGCCCGGGCGGACATCGTGATCGAAACCTATGCCCCGGGGGAGTTGGACGCCATCGGTCTGGGGTATCGGCAACTTCGCGAACTCAATCCGGGTCTGATTTATGTGGCTATAACGCCTTACGGTCACACTGGTGAGCAAGCCAGGACCCATGGGCATATCCCCTGGTCGGATCTGACCAGCCAGGCGGAATCCGGGTTGGCCGCCATCCTGGGGGATTTGCCCGATGCGCCCGAACCTCAAAACTGGCCGACCCGGGCCGGCTTTCACGCTGCAGGCTACGCCGTTGCGGTGGAGGCCGTGGCCGGTGCCCTGGCCGCCTTGTTTTTCAAGCGGTTGAGCGGGAAAGGGCAGATGATCGATGTGGCTGCTGCCGACGCCTACTCCTCATGCGTGGGATTCCCTCCGACCATTGGTCATTTATGGAAGCGCGCCCGTCCACGTTACGGAACCTTGGATTACGGACTTTGCCCGTATGGATTCTTCAAGTGCAAGGATGGCTATGTGGCCATTGCCTGTTTCCGCGACCAGGATTTTCGGGCCGCCCTGAAAATTTTGAACAAATGGAATCTGGAAGAGGAGTGGCGGTACCTGATCGACCGCATCACCGACAATGTCGACAAGGTCCGGGAACTCAACGAAGACATTGAAAAAGCGGTGCGCAACTTCACCTACGACGAAATTTTCAGCAAATTTTCCAAATACAGCATCCAGGCCGCCGGCTCCAAGTGGCGCGGCGGCGGCATGCCGGTCACCACCAAGATGTTGTCACCCTCAGAGGTATTGAAGGTGGACCACTGGCAGAAGCGCCGCACCTTCGTGGAAATCGAAGCGTCCAATTTCGGGGTCCTGACCCTTCCGCTCGCAGGGAATATGTCTGAAACGCCCTTGCGGGTGAAATGGGTGAAAGCCGCTTTGGGCGAGGATAACGATTACGTATTCGAAAAGTATTTGAAGGGTTGA
- a CDS encoding succinate dehydrogenase iron-sulfur subunit, translating into MKITLKVKRYNPETDDRPYDQTYTLEADPNARLLDALMHIKRFQDGTLGFRKSCAHGVCGSDAMRINGKDGLACKTLIKDVATKDGDTITVEPLRYLPVQRDLIVDQKNFFDKYKAIKPFLINTEPVAKKERIQSQEERMRFDDTTNCILCGACYSACPIPGKLPAFIGPAAIAQAFRFLADSRDRGFEERLPALDRPEGVWACENHFECTRCCPRSILITKRINQTKKMIEKHKTGDGETH; encoded by the coding sequence ATGAAGATCACCCTCAAAGTCAAACGCTATAATCCGGAAACCGACGATCGGCCTTACGACCAGACGTACACCCTGGAGGCCGATCCCAACGCACGATTGCTGGATGCCCTGATGCATATCAAACGTTTTCAGGACGGCACCCTGGGATTTCGCAAGAGCTGCGCCCACGGGGTCTGCGGTTCGGATGCCATGCGGATCAACGGCAAGGACGGACTGGCCTGCAAGACGCTCATCAAGGACGTGGCGACCAAAGACGGGGACACCATCACGGTGGAACCGCTGCGCTACCTGCCGGTCCAGCGCGATCTGATCGTGGATCAAAAAAACTTTTTCGACAAATACAAAGCGATCAAACCGTTTCTGATCAACACGGAACCAGTGGCGAAAAAGGAGCGCATCCAGAGCCAGGAGGAGCGCATGCGCTTCGACGACACCACCAACTGCATCCTGTGCGGCGCCTGTTATTCGGCCTGCCCCATACCCGGGAAGCTGCCGGCCTTCATCGGGCCGGCGGCCATTGCCCAGGCCTTCCGTTTCCTGGCCGACAGCCGCGACCGCGGATTTGAAGAGCGGCTGCCGGCGCTGGACCGGCCCGAGGGGGTGTGGGCCTGTGAAAACCACTTTGAATGCACGCGCTGCTGCCCCAGGTCGATCCTCATCACCAAGCGCATCAATCAGACCAAGAAGATGATCGAAAAGCACAAGACCGGGGACGGTGAGACGCACTGA
- the sdhA gene encoding succinate dehydrogenase flavoprotein subunit, with protein sequence MHQFDTVIVGSGGAGLYAALEASQRSRTAVLSKLYPIRSHTGAAQGGISAALGNVEEDKPEWHAFDTVKGGDYLVDQQAARILAEEAVQAVYDLENRGLPFNRTPEGRIDQRRFGGHTRNFGEAPVKRACYAADRTGHMILQTLYQQCIKNEVAFFDEYQVVDLILDNHTCRGVVAVQLSTGELHILAAKAVLFATGGFGRMFKITSNAFANTGDGPAVCARRGIPLQDMEFFQFHPTGIMGLGILISEAVRGEGGILRNRDGERFMERYTPTLLDLAPRDIVSRAILTEVRAGRGMRGDRKIDDYVHLDATHLGKEVLLGKLPDITSFCKTYLGIDPADAPIPVLPTAHYAMGGIPTDVHGRVVCDDKGTVIDGLYAAGECACVSVHGANRLGTNSLLDLVVFGRRAGRHIGDFIRQADAPRVSETDAGPARAWIERLTDGKSGPHGGHIMEEMQTLMMEKVGIYRNAGDMQAAVDTLQALRERYRTVRVQDTGKSFNTDLLEVIELANLLDLSLVTAAAALNRRESRGAHSREDFPERDDTGWLKHTLAFLEGDAVRIGYKPVDTSLWEPKPRTY encoded by the coding sequence ATGCATCAATTCGACACCGTGATCGTCGGATCCGGCGGCGCCGGCCTTTACGCCGCGTTGGAGGCCAGCCAGCGATCCCGAACGGCAGTCCTGTCCAAGCTCTATCCCATCCGCAGCCACACCGGCGCGGCCCAGGGGGGCATCAGCGCCGCGCTGGGCAATGTCGAGGAGGATAAACCCGAATGGCACGCCTTCGACACGGTTAAAGGGGGCGACTATCTGGTCGATCAACAGGCGGCCAGGATCCTGGCCGAAGAGGCGGTCCAGGCGGTCTATGACCTGGAAAACCGCGGCCTGCCGTTCAACCGCACCCCCGAGGGACGCATCGACCAGCGCCGCTTCGGCGGCCACACCCGCAATTTCGGCGAGGCGCCGGTCAAGCGCGCCTGCTATGCGGCCGACCGAACCGGACACATGATCCTGCAGACCCTCTATCAGCAGTGCATCAAGAACGAGGTCGCCTTTTTCGACGAATACCAGGTCGTCGACCTGATCCTGGACAACCATACCTGCCGGGGGGTCGTCGCCGTCCAGCTCTCCACGGGCGAACTGCATATCCTGGCGGCCAAGGCCGTGCTCTTTGCCACCGGCGGCTTCGGGCGCATGTTCAAGATCACCTCCAACGCCTTCGCCAACACCGGCGACGGCCCGGCCGTGTGCGCCCGCAGGGGAATTCCACTCCAGGACATGGAGTTCTTCCAGTTCCATCCCACCGGGATCATGGGGCTGGGCATCCTGATCTCCGAGGCGGTTCGCGGCGAAGGCGGCATCCTGCGCAACCGCGACGGCGAGCGCTTCATGGAGCGGTATACCCCCACCCTGCTCGATCTGGCCCCCCGGGACATCGTCTCGCGCGCCATTCTCACGGAAGTGCGCGCCGGCAGAGGCATGCGCGGGGATCGCAAGATCGACGACTATGTGCACCTTGACGCCACCCACCTGGGCAAAGAGGTCCTGCTCGGCAAACTGCCCGATATCACCAGCTTCTGCAAAACCTACCTGGGGATCGACCCGGCGGATGCGCCCATACCGGTGCTGCCCACGGCCCACTACGCCATGGGCGGTATCCCCACCGATGTCCACGGCCGGGTGGTCTGCGACGACAAGGGCACGGTGATCGACGGTCTCTATGCGGCCGGCGAATGCGCCTGCGTGTCGGTGCACGGCGCCAACCGCCTGGGCACCAACAGCCTGCTCGACCTGGTGGTCTTCGGCCGGCGGGCCGGCCGCCACATCGGCGACTTCATCCGACAGGCCGATGCGCCGCGGGTGAGCGAGACGGACGCCGGACCGGCGCGGGCCTGGATCGAGCGTCTGACCGATGGCAAGTCCGGACCGCACGGTGGGCACATCATGGAGGAGATGCAGACCCTCATGATGGAAAAGGTGGGCATCTACCGCAATGCCGGCGATATGCAGGCCGCCGTGGACACTCTCCAAGCCTTGCGCGAACGCTATCGGACGGTCCGCGTTCAGGACACCGGCAAGAGTTTCAACACCGATCTGCTCGAGGTGATCGAACTGGCCAATCTGCTGGATCTCTCGCTGGTCACGGCGGCGGCGGCCCTGAACCGCCGGGAGAGCCGCGGGGCCCACAGCCGCGAAGACTTTCCGGAGCGGGACGACACGGGGTGGCTCAAGCACACCCTCGCGTTCCTGGAGGGCGATGCGGTGCGCATCGGCTACAAGCCGGTGGACACCTCCCTCTGGGAACCCAAACCGCGTACCTATTGA